Proteins co-encoded in one Streptomyces sp. JH34 genomic window:
- a CDS encoding MBL fold metallo-hydrolase has protein sequence MTHSHAAQPDALRRDELVPSRYALNVGDIEVLVISDGVLAIDPATLATNAEKAELSAWLSDNFLSPDVIDYPLNVAVVRSGEQTILVDSGLGTEFPGFPRAGQLAMRLEAAGISPASVTDVVLTHLHMDHIGGLLVEGLRGRLRRDLRVHLAAAEAEFWEAPDFSRTAMPAPVPEVLRTTAARFLDVYRGQLQPFETEREVAPGVLIKRTGGHTPGHSIIRLESGGQRLTFAGDAIFQCGFDQPNWFNGFEHDPEESARVRMGLLKEMAATGEHLMASHLPFPSVCQVATADNAFRFVPTVWDH, from the coding sequence ATGACGCATAGCCACGCCGCACAGCCTGACGCACTTCGGAGGGATGAACTTGTCCCGTCGCGTTACGCGTTGAACGTCGGCGACATCGAGGTGTTGGTGATCAGCGACGGGGTGCTTGCCATCGATCCCGCGACGCTTGCCACCAACGCGGAGAAGGCCGAACTGTCGGCCTGGCTCAGTGACAACTTCCTTTCACCTGATGTGATCGACTACCCGCTGAACGTGGCGGTGGTGCGCAGCGGGGAGCAGACCATCCTCGTCGACTCCGGGCTGGGGACGGAGTTCCCGGGTTTCCCCAGGGCCGGGCAGCTGGCCATGAGGCTGGAGGCGGCCGGGATCTCACCCGCGTCCGTGACCGACGTGGTGCTCACCCACCTGCACATGGACCACATCGGAGGGCTGCTCGTCGAAGGCCTGAGGGGGCGGCTCCGCAGGGATCTGCGCGTACATCTGGCAGCGGCCGAAGCCGAGTTCTGGGAAGCGCCGGACTTCTCCCGCACTGCCATGCCCGCACCGGTGCCCGAGGTACTCCGTACGACGGCCGCGCGGTTCCTGGACGTGTACCGCGGCCAGTTGCAGCCGTTCGAGACTGAACGCGAGGTGGCTCCGGGCGTGCTGATCAAGCGCACGGGCGGTCACACCCCCGGCCACAGCATCATCCGCCTGGAGTCGGGCGGCCAACGGCTGACATTCGCCGGCGATGCCATCTTCCAGTGCGGGTTCGACCAGCCCAACTGGTTCAACGGCTTCGAACACGATCCCGAGGAGTCGGCCCGGGTCCGGATGGGTCTGCTGAAGGAGATGGCGGCGACCGGCGAGCACCTGATGGCCTCTCACCTGCCGTTCCCGTCCGTCTGCCAAGTGGCGACCGCCGACAACGCCTTCCGCTTCGTACCGACCGTGTGGGACCACTGA
- the miaA gene encoding tRNA (adenosine(37)-N6)-dimethylallyltransferase MiaA, protein MRTPAPAPRVITVVGPTAAGKSDLGVFLAQQLGGEVVNADSMQLYRGMDIGTAKLTLPERDGVPHHLMDVWDVTEAASVAEYQRLARTEIDRLLSEGRTPVLVGGSGLYVKGAIDALEFPGTDPEVRARLEQELTEQGSGVLHARLAAADPGAARAILASNGRRIVRALEVIEITGKPFTANLPGDESVYDALQIGVDVERPELDERIRARVDRMWEAGLVEEVRALEARGLREGRTASRALGYQQVLAALAGECTEDEARAETVRATKRFARRQDSWFRRDPRVEWLSGAEEQRGELPGRALALVERAVTA, encoded by the coding sequence GTGAGAACCCCAGCTCCCGCCCCCCGCGTCATCACCGTCGTCGGTCCCACCGCGGCCGGGAAGTCCGACCTGGGAGTGTTCCTCGCCCAACAGCTCGGCGGCGAAGTGGTCAACGCCGACTCCATGCAGCTGTACCGCGGCATGGACATCGGCACGGCGAAGCTGACGCTTCCCGAGCGTGACGGTGTCCCTCACCACCTGATGGACGTCTGGGACGTCACCGAGGCCGCGAGCGTCGCCGAATACCAGCGGCTCGCCCGCACCGAGATCGACCGGCTCCTGTCCGAAGGGCGGACCCCCGTCCTGGTCGGCGGATCGGGCCTCTACGTGAAGGGCGCCATCGACGCCCTCGAATTCCCCGGGACGGACCCCGAGGTGCGCGCCAGGCTCGAACAGGAGTTGACGGAGCAAGGTTCCGGCGTCCTGCACGCCCGGCTCGCCGCCGCGGACCCCGGGGCGGCCCGGGCCATCCTGGCGAGCAACGGGCGCCGTATCGTCCGGGCCCTGGAGGTCATCGAGATCACGGGCAAGCCCTTCACCGCCAATCTCCCCGGAGACGAGTCGGTCTACGACGCCCTCCAGATCGGTGTGGACGTCGAGCGCCCCGAACTGGACGAACGGATCCGCGCCCGCGTGGACCGGATGTGGGAGGCCGGGCTCGTGGAGGAGGTGCGCGCTCTGGAGGCCCGGGGGCTGCGCGAGGGGCGTACCGCCTCGCGTGCGCTCGGATACCAGCAGGTCCTCGCGGCGCTCGCGGGGGAGTGCACCGAGGACGAGGCCCGCGCGGAGACCGTACGCGCCACCAAACGCTTCGCGCGCCGTCAGGACTCGTGGTTCCGGCGTGACCCGCGTGTGGAGTGGCTGAGTGGCGCCGAGGAGCAGCGCGGAGAACTCCCGGGCCGGGCGCTGGCGTTGGTCGAACGAGCGGTTACAGCCTGA
- a CDS encoding antitoxin, producing the protein MGFLDNLKAKLAPAKEKVGDLAQQHGDKIDQGLDKAARTVDEKTKGKYSDKIVSGTQKAKDAVDRLGNKNEGGTPPPPPAS; encoded by the coding sequence ATGGGTTTCCTGGACAACCTGAAGGCCAAGCTGGCTCCGGCCAAGGAGAAGGTCGGCGACCTCGCGCAGCAGCACGGGGACAAGATCGACCAGGGCCTCGACAAGGCCGCCCGCACGGTCGACGAGAAGACCAAGGGCAAGTACAGCGACAAGATCGTGTCCGGCACGCAGAAGGCCAAGGACGCGGTCGACCGCCTGGGCAACAAGAACGAGGGCGGCACGCCGCCTCCGCCGCCCGCTTCCTGA
- the miaB gene encoding tRNA (N6-isopentenyl adenosine(37)-C2)-methylthiotransferase MiaB — MTSGNRSEAVDVQKSYEVRTYGCQMNVHDSERLSGLLEGAGYVRAPEGSDGDADVVVFNTCAVRENADNKLYGNLGRLAPMKTKRPGMQIAVGGCLAQKDRDTIVRRAPWVDVVFGTHNIGKLPVLLERARVQEEAQVEIAESLEAFPSTLPTRRESAYAAWVSISVGCNNTCTFCIVPALRGKEKDRRTGDILAEIEALVAEGVSEITLLGQNVNAYGSDIGDREAFSKLLRACGAIEGLERVRFTSPHPRDFTDDVIAAMAETPNVMPQLHMPMQSGSDTILKAMRRSYRQERFLGIIEKVRAAMPDAAISTDIIVGFPGETEEDFEQTMHAVREARFANAFTFQYSKRPGTPAADMEDQIPKEVVQERYMRLSALQEEISWEENKKQVGRTLDVMVAEGEGRKDGATHRLSGRAPDNRLVHFTKPSEDVRPGDVVTVEISYAAPHHLLAEGAPLGVRRTRSGDAWEKRNATPADRPAGVMLGLPGIGAPAPLPAAATPGCGCD; from the coding sequence ATGACCAGCGGCAACCGGAGCGAAGCAGTGGACGTCCAGAAGAGCTACGAGGTACGCACTTACGGGTGCCAGATGAACGTCCATGACTCCGAACGCTTGTCGGGGCTGCTGGAGGGCGCCGGTTACGTGCGTGCCCCCGAGGGCTCGGACGGCGACGCCGACGTCGTCGTGTTCAACACCTGCGCGGTGCGTGAGAACGCCGACAACAAGCTCTACGGCAACCTCGGCCGCCTCGCCCCGATGAAGACGAAGCGCCCAGGGATGCAGATCGCCGTCGGTGGCTGTCTGGCCCAGAAGGACCGCGACACCATCGTGCGGCGCGCCCCCTGGGTGGACGTCGTCTTCGGCACCCACAACATCGGCAAGCTGCCGGTGCTGCTGGAGCGCGCCCGCGTCCAGGAGGAGGCGCAGGTCGAGATCGCCGAGTCCCTGGAGGCGTTCCCCTCGACCCTGCCCACCCGCCGCGAGTCCGCCTACGCGGCGTGGGTGTCGATCTCCGTGGGCTGCAACAACACCTGCACCTTCTGCATCGTCCCCGCGCTGCGCGGCAAGGAGAAGGACCGGCGTACCGGCGACATCCTGGCCGAGATCGAGGCCCTCGTCGCTGAAGGCGTCAGCGAGATCACGCTGCTCGGACAGAACGTGAACGCCTACGGTTCCGACATCGGTGACCGCGAGGCCTTCTCCAAGCTGCTGCGGGCCTGCGGCGCCATCGAGGGGCTGGAGCGCGTCCGCTTCACCTCGCCCCACCCGCGCGACTTCACCGACGACGTGATCGCGGCGATGGCCGAGACGCCGAACGTGATGCCCCAGCTGCACATGCCGATGCAGTCGGGCTCGGACACGATCCTCAAGGCCATGCGCCGCTCGTACCGCCAGGAGCGCTTCCTCGGGATCATCGAGAAGGTGCGCGCCGCCATGCCGGACGCCGCCATCTCCACCGACATCATCGTCGGCTTCCCCGGGGAGACCGAGGAGGACTTCGAGCAGACGATGCACGCCGTGCGTGAGGCCCGCTTCGCGAACGCCTTCACCTTCCAGTACTCCAAGCGCCCCGGGACACCCGCCGCCGACATGGAGGACCAGATCCCCAAGGAGGTCGTGCAGGAGCGCTACATGCGCCTGTCGGCCCTCCAGGAGGAGATCTCCTGGGAGGAGAACAAGAAGCAGGTCGGCCGCACCCTCGACGTCATGGTCGCGGAGGGCGAGGGCCGCAAGGACGGCGCCACCCACCGGCTCTCCGGCCGCGCCCCCGACAACCGGCTCGTCCACTTCACCAAGCCGTCCGAGGACGTACGCCCCGGCGACGTCGTCACCGTCGAGATCAGCTACGCCGCCCCGCACCACCTGCTCGCCGAGGGCGCGCCCCTGGGCGTCCGGCGTACGCGGTCCGGGGACGCCTGGGAGAAGCGCAACGCGACCCCCGCCGACCGGCCCGCGGGCGTGATGCTGGGCCTGCCCGGCATCGGCGCTCCCGCCCCGCTTCCCGCGGCCGCCACCCCGGGATGCGGCTGCGACTGA
- a CDS encoding TAXI family TRAP transporter solute-binding subunit, whose amino-acid sequence MLHALSRFGRRRTLLGGGAAVVVLGLLSWWVLPLGDAEPSGSLTFSTGVRSGVYQRYGQRLEGALAKDMPKVSIQLQNSEGSQQNIERVATGKADFTIATVDAVAAYLQSGKPGGERLRGCVRLYDDYVQLVVPRGSDISEVSDLRGKRVGVGQKGSGVLLVADRLMTAAGVDPSEDITPVEAGIDTMPQRLADGELDAFFWSGGLPTGAVEELSQKLDVRLVPLESSLISKLQAAGGSTRHYRSAVIPADAYDHAQRGETVQTVAVANLLITADRADPRMTEAFTRTVIDSRDRIGREVHAAQLVDLRTAIYTDPLELHEGAKRYYRSAKP is encoded by the coding sequence ATGCTGCACGCACTGTCCAGATTCGGCCGGCGCCGTACCCTCCTCGGTGGCGGCGCCGCCGTGGTCGTGCTCGGACTGCTGTCGTGGTGGGTGCTCCCGCTCGGCGACGCGGAGCCGAGCGGTTCCCTCACCTTCTCCACCGGCGTGCGCAGCGGGGTCTACCAGCGGTACGGACAGCGGCTCGAGGGCGCGCTGGCCAAGGACATGCCCAAGGTGTCGATACAGCTGCAGAACAGCGAGGGTTCGCAGCAGAACATCGAACGCGTCGCCACCGGCAAGGCCGACTTCACCATCGCCACCGTCGACGCGGTGGCCGCCTACCTGCAGAGCGGCAAGCCGGGCGGCGAGCGGCTGCGCGGGTGTGTGCGGCTGTACGACGACTACGTCCAGCTGGTCGTGCCCAGGGGCTCGGACATCAGCGAGGTGTCGGACCTGAGGGGCAAACGGGTCGGCGTCGGGCAGAAGGGCTCGGGCGTGCTCCTCGTCGCGGACCGGCTCATGACCGCGGCGGGCGTCGACCCCTCGGAGGACATCACCCCGGTCGAGGCCGGGATCGACACGATGCCGCAGCGGCTGGCCGACGGGGAACTCGACGCCTTCTTCTGGTCCGGCGGGCTGCCGACCGGTGCGGTGGAGGAGCTCTCGCAGAAGCTCGACGTCAGGCTGGTGCCGTTGGAGTCGTCCCTGATCAGCAAGCTCCAGGCCGCGGGCGGGTCCACCCGGCACTACAGGTCCGCGGTGATACCGGCCGACGCCTACGACCACGCGCAGCGGGGTGAGACGGTCCAGACGGTGGCGGTCGCCAACCTGCTGATCACCGCGGACCGCGCCGATCCACGGATGACGGAGGCGTTCACCCGAACCGTGATCGACAGCAGGGACCGGATCGGGCGCGAGGTGCACGCCGCGCAGCTGGTGGACCTGCGGACGGCGATCTACACCGATCCGCTGGAACTGCACGAAGGGGCCAAGCGCTACTACCGCTCGGCCAAGCCCTGA
- a CDS encoding HAMP domain-containing sensor histidine kinase, with amino-acid sequence MRTRLLPLLIVLMAAVLLALGFPLAVRVAAAEQQRVVIDRIDDTARFAALAQFVSEPVEGSDERRRILQTELEAYDSVYGIRAGVFYRDDRALAKAPDGWTLPDEGEGRDAFREALLGRRSHDPAQVWPWQRGRLAVASPVVRDGDVVAVVVTDSPTDEMRSRTMRGWLLIALGEALAMLVALGAAFRLTGWVLLPVRTLDAATHDIASGRMRSRVVVSEGPPELRRLAKSFNEMADNVEDVLEQQRAFVADASHQLRNPLAALLLRIELLALELPEGNEEIASVRTEGKRLANVLDDLLDLALAEHAEADIRLTDIGALTGERVAAWRPLAEERGVRLTLDGAPAVTGWADPIALSSALDAVIDNALKFTPEGEEVRVTTGTDGTGATVVVADRGPGLTEQELERVGDRFWRSGRHQNIKGSGLGLSISRALLTAGGGTIRYGTHEPHGLLVTVTVPREAPQV; translated from the coding sequence GTGCGCACCCGCCTGCTCCCCCTGCTCATCGTCCTCATGGCCGCCGTGCTGCTCGCCCTGGGATTTCCGCTCGCCGTGCGGGTGGCCGCCGCCGAGCAGCAGCGGGTCGTCATCGACCGGATCGACGACACGGCCCGCTTCGCCGCACTCGCCCAGTTCGTCAGCGAACCGGTCGAGGGCTCGGACGAGCGGCGGCGGATCCTGCAGACCGAACTCGAGGCATACGACTCGGTGTACGGGATCAGAGCCGGCGTCTTCTACCGGGACGACAGGGCCCTCGCCAAGGCCCCGGACGGCTGGACCCTGCCCGACGAGGGGGAGGGCCGCGACGCCTTCCGCGAAGCCCTGCTCGGCCGGCGGTCCCACGACCCGGCGCAGGTCTGGCCGTGGCAGAGAGGCCGACTCGCCGTGGCCTCCCCGGTGGTCCGGGACGGTGACGTGGTCGCGGTCGTCGTGACCGATTCGCCCACCGATGAGATGCGCTCCAGAACCATGCGCGGCTGGCTGCTCATCGCCCTGGGCGAGGCCCTGGCCATGCTGGTGGCCCTGGGTGCCGCCTTCCGTCTCACCGGCTGGGTGCTGCTGCCGGTACGGACCCTGGACGCGGCCACCCACGACATCGCCAGCGGCAGAATGCGCTCACGGGTCGTCGTGTCCGAAGGCCCACCGGAGCTCAGGCGGCTGGCCAAGTCGTTCAACGAGATGGCCGACAACGTCGAGGACGTGCTGGAGCAGCAGCGCGCCTTCGTCGCCGACGCCTCCCACCAACTGCGCAACCCCCTGGCGGCGCTGCTTCTGCGGATCGAGCTTCTCGCGCTCGAACTTCCCGAGGGCAACGAGGAGATCGCGTCCGTCCGGACGGAGGGCAAGCGTCTGGCGAACGTCCTGGACGACCTGCTGGACCTCGCGCTGGCCGAGCACGCGGAGGCGGACATCCGGCTCACGGACATCGGCGCCCTCACCGGTGAGCGTGTCGCGGCGTGGCGGCCCCTCGCCGAGGAGAGGGGCGTCCGCCTGACGCTGGACGGCGCCCCCGCGGTCACCGGCTGGGCCGATCCGATAGCCCTCTCCAGCGCGCTCGACGCCGTCATCGACAACGCGCTGAAGTTCACGCCCGAGGGCGAGGAGGTCCGGGTCACGACGGGCACCGACGGGACCGGTGCGACGGTCGTCGTCGCCGACCGGGGGCCCGGGCTGACCGAGCAGGAACTGGAGCGCGTCGGCGACCGGTTCTGGCGCAGCGGACGGCACCAGAACATCAAGGGGTCCGGTCTAGGACTCTCCATCTCGCGCGCGCTGCTCACCGCGGGGGGCGGAACCATCCGCTACGGCACGCACGAGCCGCACGGCCTGCTCGTGACGGTCACCGTGCCCCGCGAGGCCCCGCAGGTCTGA
- a CDS encoding response regulator transcription factor has translation MRLLLVEDDDHVAAALSAVLGRHGFQVVHARSGEEALQALLPADKEPFGVVLLDLGLPDQDGYEVCGKIRKRSAIPVIMVTARSDVRSRIHGLNLGADDYVVKPYDTGELLARIHAVARRRTAGEETGPTPLAALRIGSVHIELPTRRVSVDGQEVQLTRKEFDLLALLAQRPGVVFRREQIISEVWRTSWEGTGRTLEVHVASLRSKLRLPALVETVRGVGYRLVPPSA, from the coding sequence GTGAGGCTGTTGCTCGTCGAGGACGACGACCACGTCGCTGCGGCCCTGTCCGCCGTTCTCGGGCGGCACGGCTTCCAGGTCGTGCACGCCCGCAGCGGCGAGGAGGCGCTGCAGGCGCTGCTGCCCGCCGACAAGGAACCCTTCGGCGTCGTGCTCCTGGACCTCGGGCTGCCCGACCAGGACGGCTACGAGGTGTGCGGGAAGATCCGCAAGCGTTCCGCGATCCCGGTCATCATGGTGACCGCGCGTTCCGATGTGCGCTCCCGCATCCACGGTCTCAACCTGGGCGCCGACGACTACGTCGTGAAGCCGTACGACACCGGTGAACTCCTCGCCCGGATCCACGCCGTGGCCCGGCGCAGGACGGCCGGCGAGGAGACGGGCCCGACCCCGCTCGCGGCCCTCCGGATCGGTTCGGTCCACATCGAGCTGCCCACCCGCAGGGTCAGCGTGGACGGCCAGGAGGTCCAGCTCACCCGCAAGGAGTTCGACCTGCTGGCGCTGCTGGCCCAACGTCCCGGCGTGGTCTTCCGCCGGGAGCAGATCATCAGCGAGGTGTGGCGGACGAGCTGGGAGGGAACGGGACGCACCCTCGAGGTGCACGTCGCGTCGCTGCGCTCCAAGCTGCGGCTCCCCGCACTGGTCGAGACCGTACGGGGCGTCGGCTACCGCCTCGTACCGCCCTCGGCCTGA
- a CDS encoding amino acid ABC transporter ATP-binding protein: MSGVSVTKAAEDAAPAGDDLVVLSNVNKHFGALHVLQDIDLTIASGEVVVVIGPSGSGKSTLCRTINRLETIDSGAISIDGKPLPQEGKELARLRADVGMVFQSFNLFAHKTVLENVMLGQIKVRRTDKGLAEEKARALLDRVGVGAQADKYPAQLSGGQQQRVAIARALAMDPKVMLFDEPTSALDPEMINEVLEVMQQLAREGMTMVVVTHEMGFARSAANRVVFMADGKIVEEATPDQFFSNPRSDRAKDFLSKILHH, translated from the coding sequence ATGAGCGGAGTGTCAGTGACCAAGGCCGCCGAGGATGCCGCACCTGCGGGGGACGACCTTGTCGTACTGAGCAACGTCAACAAGCACTTCGGCGCGCTGCATGTGCTCCAGGACATCGACCTGACCATCGCCAGCGGCGAGGTCGTCGTAGTCATCGGACCCTCAGGGTCCGGGAAGTCCACGCTGTGCCGCACGATCAACCGCTTGGAGACGATCGACTCGGGCGCGATCTCGATCGACGGCAAGCCGCTGCCCCAGGAGGGCAAGGAGCTCGCCAGGCTGCGTGCCGATGTCGGCATGGTCTTCCAGTCGTTCAATCTCTTCGCGCACAAGACGGTGCTCGAGAACGTGATGCTGGGCCAGATCAAGGTCCGCAGGACGGACAAGGGCCTCGCCGAGGAGAAGGCCCGGGCGCTGCTCGACCGCGTGGGGGTCGGCGCACAGGCCGACAAGTACCCCGCGCAGCTTTCCGGCGGCCAGCAGCAGCGCGTCGCGATCGCCCGCGCGCTGGCCATGGACCCCAAGGTCATGCTCTTCGACGAGCCCACGTCGGCGCTCGACCCGGAGATGATCAACGAGGTCCTGGAGGTCATGCAGCAGCTGGCCCGGGAGGGGATGACCATGGTCGTCGTCACCCACGAGATGGGCTTCGCCCGCTCGGCGGCCAACCGGGTCGTCTTCATGGCCGACGGCAAGATCGTCGAAGAGGCCACGCCGGACCAGTTCTTCAGCAACCCGCGCAGCGACCGGGCCAAGGACTTCCTGTCGAAGATCCTGCACCACTGA
- a CDS encoding glutamate ABC transporter substrate-binding protein yields MKLRKSAAVAAIAVIALTATACGGKEGSAGDKPSGVKPGSSEAPKLPTYTVATGVDLDSAAFKEAKKRGKLVIGAKADQPYLGFEDQSTKERSGFDIEIAKMLAADLGFSDKQIEWKTVDSGIRETAISKGQVDYFVGTYTINDERKKQVGFAGPYYKAGADLLVRKDETSITGKESVKDKKVCSIVGSTPLQEIKKPEYGAQVVELAKYSDCVQQLLTKQVDAVTTDDSILKGYAAANSGKLKVVGKPFTDEPYGVGLAKDDKVLREAINKSLETHVKDGTYKKIYEATLGLSGSDYTEPPAIERY; encoded by the coding sequence ATGAAGCTCCGCAAGTCGGCCGCCGTTGCGGCCATCGCCGTGATCGCCCTGACCGCGACCGCCTGTGGCGGCAAGGAGGGCTCCGCCGGCGACAAGCCGTCGGGCGTCAAGCCCGGTTCCTCGGAGGCGCCGAAGCTTCCGACGTACACCGTCGCGACCGGTGTCGACCTGGACTCGGCGGCCTTCAAGGAGGCGAAGAAGCGCGGCAAGCTGGTCATCGGCGCCAAGGCCGACCAGCCGTACCTCGGCTTCGAGGACCAGTCGACCAAGGAGCGTTCCGGCTTCGACATCGAGATCGCCAAGATGCTCGCGGCCGACCTCGGCTTCTCGGACAAGCAGATCGAGTGGAAGACGGTCGACTCCGGCATCCGTGAGACGGCCATCTCCAAGGGCCAGGTCGACTACTTCGTCGGTACGTACACGATCAACGACGAGCGCAAGAAGCAGGTCGGCTTCGCGGGCCCGTACTACAAGGCCGGCGCGGACCTGCTGGTGCGCAAGGACGAGACCTCCATCACCGGCAAGGAGTCGGTGAAGGACAAGAAGGTCTGCTCGATCGTGGGTTCCACCCCGCTCCAGGAGATCAAGAAGCCCGAGTACGGCGCGCAGGTCGTCGAGCTGGCCAAGTACTCGGACTGCGTGCAGCAGCTCCTGACCAAGCAGGTCGACGCCGTCACCACCGACGACTCGATCCTCAAGGGCTACGCCGCCGCCAACTCCGGCAAGCTCAAGGTCGTCGGCAAGCCCTTCACCGACGAGCCCTACGGCGTCGGCCTGGCCAAGGACGACAAGGTGCTCCGCGAGGCGATCAACAAGTCGCTGGAGACCCACGTCAAGGACGGCACGTACAAGAAGATCTACGAGGCGACCCTCGGCCTGTCGGGTTCGGACTACACCGAGCCGCCGGCCATCGAGCGCTACTGA
- a CDS encoding amino acid ABC transporter permease, whose product MNVLLDNFPEYRDGFIGTVSITVISSVIALVLGVAIAGCRVSPVPPLRYFGTAWVTLLRNTPLTLLFLIFFFVVPEILFPGMSPFLLGSLALGFYTSSFVCEAVRSGINTVSLGQAEAARSIGMTFTQTLRIVVLPQATRSVIPPLSSIFIALTKNSAIAGAFSVAELFGWQKLMSDRGYEITPVFIWVALGYLVVTFAISGLFRLLERRMEVAR is encoded by the coding sequence ATGAACGTATTGCTCGACAACTTCCCGGAATACCGCGACGGCTTCATAGGCACCGTGTCGATCACCGTCATCAGCTCGGTCATCGCTCTGGTCCTGGGCGTCGCCATAGCCGGCTGCCGGGTTTCGCCGGTGCCGCCGCTGCGCTACTTCGGTACCGCTTGGGTGACCCTGCTGCGCAACACCCCGCTCACCCTGCTCTTCCTCATCTTCTTCTTCGTGGTGCCGGAGATCCTCTTCCCGGGGATGAGCCCCTTCCTGCTCGGCTCACTGGCCCTCGGCTTCTACACCTCCTCGTTCGTGTGCGAGGCGGTCCGGTCGGGCATCAACACCGTCTCCCTGGGACAGGCCGAGGCCGCGCGCTCGATCGGTATGACGTTCACCCAGACCCTGCGGATCGTGGTACTTCCGCAGGCCACCAGGTCCGTCATCCCGCCGCTGAGCAGCATCTTCATCGCCCTCACGAAGAACTCGGCGATCGCCGGTGCCTTCAGCGTCGCCGAACTCTTCGGATGGCAGAAGCTGATGAGCGACCGGGGCTACGAGATCACGCCCGTCTTCATCTGGGTGGCCCTCGGCTACCTGGTCGTCACGTTTGCCATCAGCGGTCTCTTCCGGCTGCTCGAGCGCCGTATGGAGGTCGCCCGATGA
- a CDS encoding amino acid ABC transporter permease, with translation MSASVLYDTPGPKAAVRNRIYAVVGSLAILALIGASVMRLSDKGHLAPEMWDIFNYAGIRQNIADAVLATLKAFGLAAVGSLILGVLLAVGRLSDHKPVRWFAITFIELFRSIPLLITIYAIWVGFLTDYSMWALALGLSVYNGCVQAEVLRAGINSVPKGQSEAAYALGMSKTQVMVSVLMPQAVRAMLPTIISQLVVTLKDTSLGFIILYPELLQTARLIASNTQVNAQYPYVSTIAVIGTIYVTMCLILSALATWIEKRGRRAKTGIAVAAAAETPEVLPAGSITAPPTEDGAADGKPTDGGTVKKD, from the coding sequence ATGAGTGCCAGCGTTCTCTACGACACACCGGGCCCGAAGGCCGCTGTCCGCAACCGGATCTACGCCGTGGTCGGCAGCCTCGCCATCCTGGCCCTGATCGGTGCCAGCGTGATGCGGCTGTCCGACAAGGGGCACCTCGCCCCCGAGATGTGGGACATCTTCAACTACGCGGGCATCCGGCAGAACATCGCCGACGCCGTCCTCGCCACGCTCAAGGCCTTCGGGCTCGCGGCGGTCGGGTCGCTGATCCTCGGCGTACTGCTCGCCGTCGGCCGGCTCTCGGACCACAAGCCGGTCCGCTGGTTCGCCATCACCTTCATCGAGCTCTTCCGCTCGATCCCGCTGCTGATCACCATCTACGCCATCTGGGTCGGCTTCCTCACCGACTACTCGATGTGGGCCCTGGCGCTCGGCCTGTCCGTCTACAACGGCTGCGTCCAGGCCGAGGTGCTGCGCGCCGGCATCAACTCCGTGCCCAAGGGGCAGAGCGAAGCCGCTTACGCCCTCGGGATGAGCAAGACCCAGGTCATGGTCAGCGTGCTGATGCCGCAGGCGGTCCGTGCGATGCTGCCGACGATCATCAGCCAGCTGGTGGTGACCCTCAAGGACACCTCGCTCGGCTTCATCATCCTGTACCCGGAGCTGCTCCAGACCGCGCGTCTGATCGCCTCCAACACGCAGGTCAACGCCCAGTACCCGTACGTCTCGACCATCGCGGTCATCGGCACGATCTATGTGACGATGTGCCTGATCCTGTCGGCGCTCGCCACCTGGATCGAGAAGCGTGGCCGTCGGGCCAAGACCGGTATCGCGGTGGCCGCGGCCGCCGAGACCCCGGAGGTCCTCCCCGCCGGCAGCATCACGGCGCCCCCCACCGAGGACGGCGCGGCCGACGGCAAGCCCACCGACGGGGGCACCGTCAAGAAGGACTGA